From the genome of Gracilinanus agilis isolate LMUSP501 chromosome 2, AgileGrace, whole genome shotgun sequence, one region includes:
- the EIF2S2 gene encoding eukaryotic translation initiation factor 2 subunit 2 isoform X1, translated as MSGDEMIFDPTMSKKKKKKKKPFMLDEEGDAQTEETQPSETKETEPEPTEDKDVEADEEDGRKKDASDDLDDLNFFNQKKKKKKTKKIFDIDEAEEGVKDLKIESDVQEPAEPEDDLDIMLGNKKKKKKNVKFPDEDEILEKEEALEDEDSKKDDGISFSNQTGPAWAGSERDYTYDELLNRVFNIMREKNPDMVAGEKRKFVMKPPQVVRVGTKKTSFVNFTDICKLLHRQPKHLLAFLLAELGTSGSIDGNNQLVIKGRFQQKQIENVLRRYIKEYVTCHTCRSPDTILQKDTRLYFLQCETCHSRCSVASIKTGFQAVTGKRAQLRAKAN; from the exons ATGATTTTCGATCCTACTATgagcaagaagaagaaaaagaagaagaagccttTTATGCTGGATGAAGAAGGTGATGCACAGACAGAAGAAACACAACCCTCTGAAACAAAAGAAACTGAACCAGAGCCAACAGAGGACAAAGATGTAGAAGCTGATGAAGAGGATGGTAGAAAGAAAG ATGCTTCTGATGACCTGGATGACTTAAACTTTttcaatcaaaagaaaaagaagaaaaaaacaaaaaagatatttgATATTGATGAAGCTGAAGAAGGTGTTAAG GACCTAAAGATTGAAAGTGATGTGCAAGAACCAGCAGAACCAGAAGATGACCTTGATATTATGCTCggcaacaaaaagaagaaaaagaagaacgtCAAGTTCCCAGATGAGGATGAAATCCTAGAGAAAGAAGAAG CTTTAGAAGATGAAGACAGCAAAAAGGATGATGGAATCTCCTTTAGCAATCAGACTGGCCCTGCATGGGCAGGCTCAGAAAGAGACTATACTTATGATGAG TTGCTGAATCGAGTATTTAACATAATGCGGGAAAAGAATCCAGATATGGTtgctggagaaaaaagaaaatttgtcatGAAACCTCCACAGGTTGTTAGAGTAGGAACCAAGAAAACTTCTTTTGTCAACTTCACAGATATCTGTAAACT ATTACATCGTCAACCCAAACATCTCCTGGCGTTTTTATTGGCTGAGTTGGGTACAAG TGGTTCCATAGATGGTAATAATCAACTTGTAATCAAAGGAAGATTCCAACAGAAACAGATAGAAAACGTCTTGAGAAGATATATCA AGGAGTATGTCACCTGCCATACATGTCGGTCACCAGACACAATCCTACAGAAGGATACGCGACTCTATTTCTTACAGTGTGAGACCTGCCATTCTCGCTGCTCCGTCGCCAGCATCAAAACTGGGTTCCAGGCCGTCACAGGCAAGCGAGCACAGCTCCGTGCCAAAGCTAACTAA
- the EIF2S2 gene encoding eukaryotic translation initiation factor 2 subunit 2 isoform X2, whose product MSGDEMIFDPTMSKKKKKKKKPFMLDEEGDAQTEETQPSETKETEPEPTEDKDVEADEEDGRKKDASDDLDDLNFFNQKKKKKKTKKIFDIDEAEEGVKIESDVQEPAEPEDDLDIMLGNKKKKKKNVKFPDEDEILEKEEALEDEDSKKDDGISFSNQTGPAWAGSERDYTYDELLNRVFNIMREKNPDMVAGEKRKFVMKPPQVVRVGTKKTSFVNFTDICKLLHRQPKHLLAFLLAELGTSGSIDGNNQLVIKGRFQQKQIENVLRRYIKEYVTCHTCRSPDTILQKDTRLYFLQCETCHSRCSVASIKTGFQAVTGKRAQLRAKAN is encoded by the exons ATGATTTTCGATCCTACTATgagcaagaagaagaaaaagaagaagaagccttTTATGCTGGATGAAGAAGGTGATGCACAGACAGAAGAAACACAACCCTCTGAAACAAAAGAAACTGAACCAGAGCCAACAGAGGACAAAGATGTAGAAGCTGATGAAGAGGATGGTAGAAAGAAAG ATGCTTCTGATGACCTGGATGACTTAAACTTTttcaatcaaaagaaaaagaagaaaaaaacaaaaaagatatttgATATTGATGAAGCTGAAGAAGGTGTTAAG ATTGAAAGTGATGTGCAAGAACCAGCAGAACCAGAAGATGACCTTGATATTATGCTCggcaacaaaaagaagaaaaagaagaacgtCAAGTTCCCAGATGAGGATGAAATCCTAGAGAAAGAAGAAG CTTTAGAAGATGAAGACAGCAAAAAGGATGATGGAATCTCCTTTAGCAATCAGACTGGCCCTGCATGGGCAGGCTCAGAAAGAGACTATACTTATGATGAG TTGCTGAATCGAGTATTTAACATAATGCGGGAAAAGAATCCAGATATGGTtgctggagaaaaaagaaaatttgtcatGAAACCTCCACAGGTTGTTAGAGTAGGAACCAAGAAAACTTCTTTTGTCAACTTCACAGATATCTGTAAACT ATTACATCGTCAACCCAAACATCTCCTGGCGTTTTTATTGGCTGAGTTGGGTACAAG TGGTTCCATAGATGGTAATAATCAACTTGTAATCAAAGGAAGATTCCAACAGAAACAGATAGAAAACGTCTTGAGAAGATATATCA AGGAGTATGTCACCTGCCATACATGTCGGTCACCAGACACAATCCTACAGAAGGATACGCGACTCTATTTCTTACAGTGTGAGACCTGCCATTCTCGCTGCTCCGTCGCCAGCATCAAAACTGGGTTCCAGGCCGTCACAGGCAAGCGAGCACAGCTCCGTGCCAAAGCTAACTAA
- the EIF2S2 gene encoding eukaryotic translation initiation factor 2 subunit 2 isoform X3, giving the protein MSGDEMIFDPTMSKKKKKKKKPFMLDEEGDAQTEETQPSETKETEPEPTEDKDVEADEEDGRKKDASDDLDDLNFFNQKKKKKKTKKIFDIDEAEEGVKDLKIESDVQEPAEPEDDLDIMLGNKKKKKKNVKFPDEDEILEKEEALEDEDSKKDDGISFSNQTGPAWAGSERDYTYDELLNRVFNIMREKNPDMVAGEKRKFVMKPPQVVRVGTKKTSFVNFTDICKLGSIDGNNQLVIKGRFQQKQIENVLRRYIKEYVTCHTCRSPDTILQKDTRLYFLQCETCHSRCSVASIKTGFQAVTGKRAQLRAKAN; this is encoded by the exons ATGATTTTCGATCCTACTATgagcaagaagaagaaaaagaagaagaagccttTTATGCTGGATGAAGAAGGTGATGCACAGACAGAAGAAACACAACCCTCTGAAACAAAAGAAACTGAACCAGAGCCAACAGAGGACAAAGATGTAGAAGCTGATGAAGAGGATGGTAGAAAGAAAG ATGCTTCTGATGACCTGGATGACTTAAACTTTttcaatcaaaagaaaaagaagaaaaaaacaaaaaagatatttgATATTGATGAAGCTGAAGAAGGTGTTAAG GACCTAAAGATTGAAAGTGATGTGCAAGAACCAGCAGAACCAGAAGATGACCTTGATATTATGCTCggcaacaaaaagaagaaaaagaagaacgtCAAGTTCCCAGATGAGGATGAAATCCTAGAGAAAGAAGAAG CTTTAGAAGATGAAGACAGCAAAAAGGATGATGGAATCTCCTTTAGCAATCAGACTGGCCCTGCATGGGCAGGCTCAGAAAGAGACTATACTTATGATGAG TTGCTGAATCGAGTATTTAACATAATGCGGGAAAAGAATCCAGATATGGTtgctggagaaaaaagaaaatttgtcatGAAACCTCCACAGGTTGTTAGAGTAGGAACCAAGAAAACTTCTTTTGTCAACTTCACAGATATCTGTAAACT TGGTTCCATAGATGGTAATAATCAACTTGTAATCAAAGGAAGATTCCAACAGAAACAGATAGAAAACGTCTTGAGAAGATATATCA AGGAGTATGTCACCTGCCATACATGTCGGTCACCAGACACAATCCTACAGAAGGATACGCGACTCTATTTCTTACAGTGTGAGACCTGCCATTCTCGCTGCTCCGTCGCCAGCATCAAAACTGGGTTCCAGGCCGTCACAGGCAAGCGAGCACAGCTCCGTGCCAAAGCTAACTAA